Genomic segment of Candidatus Campbellbacteria bacterium:
TATGACATATTTAACCCTATACCCAGAGGAAACAAGTGTTTTTCGCAAAATGTCCGCAAATACATAAGCTCTCAGATTGCCTATATGAGCCCTATCATATACGGTGGGGCCACAGGTATAAACGGTTATATTTTTGCTTGATATGGGAATAAACTGCTCTTTTCTGTCGGTGAGCGTATTGCTAAGATATAGCGGTTTCCTCTTAGAACCAATTCCTAATTTTGATAAAAATGAAAACATTGATATTGATATAAAGTAAAGTATAGCACAACCTACACATCTTTCATTTTTTAGGTTATAATTGTTTATATAAAAGTCATAAAATGTATAGAAGAAGCAGTAAAAACAGAAAAAGAGTGCGAATAATAACAGATGTCCTTATTGGTTTTGCCGTGGGAGTTGGAGTTTTAGTTTCTGAAGACATCTACTCATTTAAAAAGCAGGGAATGGAAGAAGTCACGAGAGATTACCCAACAAATCAATATGATGTTGATTTAGATTTATTCTGGGAGACATGGCAGATTCTTGATGAAAGTTTTATTCCAAACCCAGATAAAGAAAAAGTTACAGACGAGGAAAAAGTAGAAGGTGCGATTCGCGGTCTTGTCTCATCTTTTGGAGATCCATACACAACATTTCTCCCTAAAAAAGATAGAGAAAAATTTATTTCAGATATTATAACAGGGCAATTTGGTGGTGTTGGAATACACATAACGACTGCTAACGGACTTCTTACAATAGTTGCACCACTCAAAGGAACACCGGCAGAAAAAGCAGGTCTGCAAGGAAAAGACATAATAACAAAAATTGATGGAGTGGATGCAAGAGGGATAAGCACAGAAGAAGCGGTTGAAAGAATAAGAGGGGAAAGAGGAACAAAAGTAACACTCACAATTATAAGAGAAGGTCGGGAGCCATTTGATGTTGATGTTGTGCGAGACATAATAAGAATTCCATCAATACAGGCATCAATAAGAAGTGACGGCATATTTATAATAGAAATAATTAATTTTTCTGTCAGATCCATCTCTGATTTTCGCTTAGCATTAAGAGAATTCATAAAGTCAGATGCAGAAGCGCTGATAATTGATCTTCGCAACAACCCTGGCGGTTTGCTTGAAGCATCCGTTGAGATGGCAAGTTTTTTCCTACCTTTTAATGAAGTTGTTTTGTATCAAACACCGTTAGATGGAAGAGGAGAAGACAAAGCGCACATAAGCAAGGGCTATAATGTTTTCAAGGGCAACAATCCACCTATGGCTATTTTGGTTAATGAAGGAACCGCATCAGCATCTGAAATACTTGCCGGTGCGTTGGAACATCACAATGTGGGAACTATAATCGGGACTAAAACATTTGGAAAAGGCTCCGTTCAGAGATTTTTTGAGTTGCAGGATGAG
This window contains:
- a CDS encoding S41 family peptidase → MYRRSSKNRKRVRIITDVLIGFAVGVGVLVSEDIYSFKKQGMEEVTRDYPTNQYDVDLDLFWETWQILDESFIPNPDKEKVTDEEKVEGAIRGLVSSFGDPYTTFLPKKDREKFISDIITGQFGGVGIHITTANGLLTIVAPLKGTPAEKAGLQGKDIITKIDGVDARGISTEEAVERIRGERGTKVTLTIIREGREPFDVDVVRDIIRIPSIQASIRSDGIFIIEIINFSVRSISDFRLALREFIKSDAEALIIDLRNNPGGLLEASVEMASFFLPFNEVVLYQTPLDGRGEDKAHISKGYNVFKGNNPPMAILVNEGTASASEILAGALEHHNVGTIIGTKTFGKGSVQRFFELQDEASLKVTISHWKTADGTFISGDGIEPSIIVKDDRDTEVDEVVERAVKFLKEKI